Proteins from one Desertifilum tharense IPPAS B-1220 genomic window:
- the murI gene encoding glutamate racemase, protein MTKNNSRIGVFDSGVGGLTVLRELYRQLPNESILYFADTARLPYGMRSPVEIVQFVREILAWMVQQNVKMVVMACNTSDALALEVVRSEFPIPILGLILPAGRAAVRQGRRIGVIATPATAASNAYRQAMAEIDPTAQVWQVGCPEFVPLIEQNRIHDPYTYEVARQYLTPLIEQKIDTLVYGCTHYPHLEPVLRTVLPRSVQLVDPAVHIVAATAQELDLLGLKSDCPPSPTQFAVSGCPQQFAQLAIQWLGCRPLVEQVDLTADLSPAETSSLANTERS, encoded by the coding sequence ATGACCAAAAACAATTCTCGGATTGGTGTTTTTGATAGTGGTGTGGGGGGGTTAACTGTTTTGCGCGAGTTATATCGCCAACTCCCCAATGAATCGATTCTCTATTTTGCGGATACAGCGCGGCTTCCCTACGGGATGCGATCGCCTGTAGAAATTGTCCAATTTGTCCGAGAAATTCTGGCGTGGATGGTTCAACAGAACGTCAAAATGGTAGTCATGGCTTGCAATACCAGCGATGCCCTTGCCCTAGAAGTGGTGCGTTCTGAGTTTCCTATCCCGATTTTGGGGTTAATTCTACCCGCCGGACGCGCAGCCGTCCGTCAAGGCAGGCGTATTGGCGTGATTGCCACGCCTGCCACGGCTGCAAGTAATGCGTATCGTCAGGCGATGGCGGAAATCGATCCCACGGCTCAAGTGTGGCAGGTGGGGTGCCCGGAATTTGTGCCTTTAATCGAACAAAATCGCATTCACGATCCTTATACTTACGAAGTGGCTCGTCAGTATCTGACGCCCTTAATCGAACAAAAAATTGATACTTTAGTCTATGGTTGCACGCACTATCCGCATCTTGAACCCGTGCTGCGAACCGTGTTACCGCGATCGGTGCAATTGGTCGATCCAGCCGTTCATATTGTCGCAGCAACCGCCCAGGAATTAGACTTATTAGGACTCAAGAGCGATTGCCCTCCAAGTCCCACTCAATTTGCAGTGAGTGGTTGCCCGCAGCAATTTGCTCAACTGGCGATTCAGTGGCTAGGGTGTCGTCCCTTGGTCGAACAAGTGGATTTAACCGCAGACTTGAGTCCGGCGGAAACCTCGTCCTTAGCCAATACTGAACGATCTTAA
- a CDS encoding N-acetylmuramoyl-L-alanine amidase, with protein MRFSWLLSGFVGLMLLSSPVQAASLQFWRFDSSRNRLEFTTDSSVQPRAQLIFNPTRLVIDLPGIRLGRATQNQLVNTPGIQSVRVGQFDAQTTRLVIELAPGYTLDPNQIQFQGSAPTQWSVQLPTPVRAAVTPAPAPAPAPAPAPAPAPAPAPPPTSTAGSSNQVEGVQVTPDGFFIRTQGQRAEVQRIERSRDRTSIHIDLRGSTIAPGLSARELTINSKGVQNLQLSQSQNSPPVTRITLKVNRDSPDWNAIASTASGVVLLPQGGLSRIPAQGQAWPSGQQIASTGGGSTPSGQVATVQSVELSGDGQQLLIRTNGQVTAASGWDRTTTGYRIVLNNARITNQTRMPQLGAASPFLRMSISQETPNTVAILAIPASGVTIGELNQPGSQLIAIQVNRSGSPVVSAPTPNEPIPVNVPPAAPAPTPAPPSTRPVPNSRVVVVVDPGHGGRDPGAVGIGGLQEKVVVMDISQQVAAILQQNGIQAVLTRTSDVEIDLEPRVRMARQMNATLFVSIHANAISMSRPDVNGLETYYYQSGLGLARTIHNSILQSTGMPDRGVRQARFYVLRQTSMPAVLVETGFVTGREDAARLANPAFRRQMAEAIARGIIQYIQQNN; from the coding sequence GTGAGATTTTCGTGGTTACTATCGGGTTTTGTAGGCTTAATGCTGCTTTCGTCCCCCGTTCAGGCAGCGAGCTTGCAGTTTTGGCGTTTCGACAGCAGTCGCAACCGTCTGGAATTTACAACAGACAGTAGCGTTCAACCGAGGGCGCAACTGATTTTTAATCCAACGCGGTTGGTGATTGACTTACCCGGAATTCGTCTGGGACGCGCCACCCAAAATCAACTGGTAAATACACCCGGCATTCAGTCGGTACGGGTTGGGCAGTTCGATGCTCAAACCACGCGTTTAGTGATTGAGTTGGCTCCTGGCTATACTCTCGATCCCAATCAAATTCAGTTTCAAGGCAGCGCCCCCACCCAATGGTCGGTACAACTGCCCACTCCCGTTAGAGCGGCGGTAACGCCCGCACCAGCCCCGGCTCCGGCCCCAGCCCCAGCTCCGGCCCCGGCCCCGGCTCCAGCTCCTCCCCCGACCAGTACGGCGGGTTCGTCGAATCAGGTTGAAGGCGTACAGGTAACGCCTGATGGCTTTTTTATCCGCACCCAAGGTCAGCGGGCCGAGGTACAAAGAATTGAACGGAGTCGCGATCGCACCTCCATTCATATTGACCTGAGAGGGTCAACGATTGCGCCCGGTTTGAGCGCGCGGGAACTGACTATTAACAGTAAGGGAGTGCAAAACCTGCAACTCTCGCAGTCCCAAAACTCTCCCCCCGTGACTCGGATTACCCTGAAGGTGAACCGCGATAGCCCCGACTGGAATGCGATCGCCAGTACCGCCAGCGGCGTTGTCCTGCTTCCCCAAGGCGGCCTGAGTCGAATTCCAGCCCAAGGTCAAGCTTGGCCCTCCGGTCAGCAAATTGCCTCAACGGGCGGCGGCTCTACCCCCTCCGGACAGGTCGCTACTGTACAGTCAGTAGAGCTATCTGGCGATGGTCAACAACTGCTCATCCGCACCAACGGTCAAGTCACAGCCGCGAGCGGTTGGGATCGCACGACCACCGGATATCGGATTGTTCTCAATAACGCGCGGATTACTAACCAAACGCGGATGCCGCAATTGGGTGCTGCTAGTCCCTTCCTCCGCATGAGTATTAGCCAAGAAACGCCTAATACAGTGGCAATTTTGGCGATTCCTGCCTCTGGGGTAACAATTGGCGAACTCAATCAACCGGGTTCTCAATTAATTGCTATCCAAGTCAATCGTTCGGGTTCCCCGGTGGTGAGCGCGCCCACGCCGAATGAGCCGATTCCTGTCAATGTTCCCCCTGCGGCTCCCGCACCGACTCCAGCGCCACCCAGTACGCGGCCTGTGCCGAATTCTCGCGTGGTTGTCGTAGTCGATCCGGGTCATGGCGGTCGCGATCCGGGGGCTGTGGGGATTGGGGGCTTGCAGGAAAAAGTGGTGGTGATGGATATTTCCCAGCAAGTAGCCGCCATTTTGCAGCAGAATGGCATCCAAGCGGTATTAACGCGCACATCGGATGTGGAAATCGATTTAGAACCGCGCGTTCGTATGGCTCGCCAGATGAATGCGACATTGTTTGTCAGCATCCATGCCAATGCGATTAGTATGAGCCGCCCGGATGTCAACGGGTTGGAAACTTACTATTATCAGAGCGGTTTGGGTTTAGCGCGCACGATTCACAATAGTATCTTGCAATCGACGGGAATGCCCGACCGAGGGGTGCGACAAGCTAGATTTTATGTCTTGCGCCAGACGAGTATGCCAGCAGTCTTGGTGGAAACTGGTTTTGTGACTGGACGAGAAGATGCTGCAAGATTAGCGAATCCAGCTTTCCGTCGGCAGATGGCAGAAGCGATCGCTCGCGGTATTATTCAGTACATTCAACAAAACAATTAG
- a CDS encoding cation:proton antiporter codes for MLDALAWVSDLTSPLGFLTVDPSFPLLATVSEAETTPSAAVILAGVLLSLVVIYLASKIGGEICARIDLPPVLGELVGGVIVGVSALNLLVFPEGGITGANSLVIQLIQLTAGLTPEAANNLFITQSEVISVLSELGVIILLFEIGLESDLKELIKVGPQAAVVAVVGVVAPFVAGTAGLVYIFHIAVIPSVFAGAALTATSIGITAKVLAELQKLSSKEGQIIIGAAVLDDVLGIIVLAVVASLAKTGEVKVGNILYLIVSAGVFLIGSVWLGRFLSPYFIGIVNKLKTRGQLLISALIFTFVLAYIGAAINLEAILGAFTAGLILAETDKRHELEEQIVPIADMFVPIFFVVVGAKTDLSVLNPAVPSNREGLIIALFLIGIAIIGKVVTGLTVFGAGPEINKLAIGVGMIPRGEVGLVFAGVGAESGVLSDALDVAIIMMVILTTFIAPPLLRLVFREPETAIAQSETPSLESSKSDAVVMEQATSESVKEAEQTAVPRED; via the coding sequence ATGCTTGATGCCTTAGCCTGGGTGAGCGATCTCACCTCCCCCTTGGGCTTCTTGACGGTCGATCCGAGTTTTCCGTTACTCGCCACCGTCAGCGAAGCCGAAACTACGCCAAGTGCCGCTGTCATCCTAGCAGGCGTCCTCCTAAGTTTAGTCGTCATCTACCTCGCCAGCAAAATCGGCGGCGAAATCTGTGCCAGAATTGACCTGCCTCCCGTACTCGGCGAACTGGTAGGCGGTGTGATTGTCGGCGTTTCCGCCCTGAACCTCCTCGTCTTTCCCGAAGGTGGAATTACAGGGGCGAACTCCCTGGTTATCCAACTGATTCAACTCACCGCCGGATTAACCCCAGAAGCGGCAAATAACCTGTTTATCACCCAAAGCGAGGTGATTTCCGTCCTCTCGGAGTTAGGGGTGATTATTCTGCTGTTTGAAATTGGTCTAGAATCCGACCTCAAAGAACTGATTAAAGTCGGGCCCCAAGCTGCGGTTGTGGCCGTCGTTGGGGTGGTGGCTCCCTTTGTAGCGGGTACGGCAGGTTTAGTTTATATTTTCCATATCGCTGTTATTCCGTCCGTTTTTGCTGGCGCGGCCCTGACTGCCACAAGCATCGGCATCACGGCTAAGGTACTGGCTGAACTCCAAAAACTCTCCTCCAAGGAAGGGCAAATTATTATTGGGGCAGCCGTACTCGATGACGTGTTAGGGATTATTGTTCTAGCCGTCGTCGCTTCTTTGGCGAAAACCGGAGAAGTCAAAGTCGGTAATATCCTTTATTTAATTGTCAGTGCAGGCGTTTTCTTAATTGGGTCGGTTTGGTTAGGTCGTTTTTTGAGTCCGTACTTTATCGGAATTGTCAACAAGCTCAAAACCAGAGGTCAACTGCTGATTTCGGCGTTGATTTTTACCTTCGTCCTGGCTTATATCGGGGCAGCCATTAACCTCGAAGCGATTTTAGGGGCGTTTACTGCTGGCTTAATTTTGGCAGAAACCGACAAGCGCCACGAACTCGAAGAACAGATTGTCCCCATTGCGGATATGTTTGTCCCGATCTTCTTTGTGGTGGTAGGGGCAAAAACCGACTTAAGCGTCCTAAATCCAGCCGTTCCTAGCAATCGCGAGGGTTTAATCATCGCCCTTTTCCTGATTGGTATCGCCATTATTGGAAAAGTGGTGACAGGCTTAACCGTCTTTGGTGCGGGCCCGGAAATTAATAAACTCGCCATTGGCGTCGGGATGATTCCTCGAGGCGAAGTGGGTTTAGTCTTTGCGGGCGTGGGTGCAGAAAGCGGTGTTCTCTCGGATGCGCTTGATGTCGCAATTATTATGATGGTGATTCTGACAACTTTTATTGCGCCTCCCTTGTTGCGGCTGGTATTCCGGGAACCTGAAACTGCGATCGCGCAGTCAGAAACGCCTAGTTTAGAAAGCAGCAAATCGGACGCAGTGGTTATGGAACAAGCAACATCAGAGTCAGTCAAAGAGGCAGAGCAAACAGCAGTGCCTCGCGAAGACTGA
- a CDS encoding EndoU domain-containing protein has translation MPHLKIAWTRWLSLFGLTLAAWAIAIAPLAQSAQGITCNPQDKWIAASNAQQINQLHIFCGESQGDRLLGLHSRPNGQNPPTVAQLQITQPPNAQGIYGVQWRHRDGSASKFSTFFPDRCSKQQVLNSIAYAATHPIACPATAPRWAWCGRNSPRENSQQFCQANNGTPFAIAGARLRDGRINTAFPIRQ, from the coding sequence ATGCCTCACCTCAAAATTGCTTGGACTCGATGGCTGAGTCTGTTTGGGCTAACACTTGCAGCATGGGCGATCGCGATCGCGCCTTTAGCCCAATCCGCCCAAGGCATCACCTGCAATCCCCAGGATAAATGGATCGCCGCCTCCAACGCTCAACAGATCAATCAACTGCATATCTTCTGCGGGGAATCTCAGGGCGATCGCCTACTCGGCTTGCATTCGCGCCCCAACGGACAAAACCCCCCCACCGTTGCTCAACTCCAAATCACCCAACCCCCCAACGCCCAAGGCATTTACGGCGTACAGTGGCGTCATCGGGACGGATCGGCTAGCAAATTTTCTACCTTTTTTCCCGATCGATGTAGCAAACAACAGGTGTTAAACTCGATCGCCTACGCCGCAACTCATCCGATCGCCTGTCCGGCTACAGCCCCCCGCTGGGCTTGGTGTGGCAGGAATAGCCCTCGCGAGAATTCGCAGCAATTTTGTCAAGCGAATAATGGGACGCCGTTTGCGATCGCCGGAGCCAGATTGCGCGATGGTCGCATCAACACCGCCTTCCCCATCCGACAGTAA
- a CDS encoding NarK family nitrate/nitrite MFS transporter encodes MTGIWSFSGRYRILHLTWFAFFISFVVWFNFAPFATVVKADLGLSEAQLRTLAICNVALTVPARIIIGMILDRFGPRITYSCLLIYAAIPCFSFALAQNFEQLVFSRLALSIVGCGFVIGIRMVAEWFEAGEIGLAEGIYGGWGNFGSAGAAFTLPTLAAATGFLAGGELNWRFAIAFTGIISAIYGVIYYFNVQDTPPGKVYERSTSTAGMEVTSRKDFWFLLAMNVPLVAILGVIAWRLTKVDLIDSTALTIIGILLVGLYAFQSFNIHKANKDLMTGSKHYSPRERYAFSQVANLELAYIACFGSELAVVSMLPAFFQRGFGLDAALAGAVAGMYAFMNLFARPGGGLISDKIGSRKWTLVVTLAGTGIAYLVFSGMGGRNIALPLVVLMTMIASFFVMAAEGATYAIVPLIKRRVTGQIAGNVGAYGNVGAVAYLTIYSLLPEGIAGDRIFFQMLGLSSVIIASLCAFYLKEPRLTHGGESAQDAVESAPLMSERHRQ; translated from the coding sequence ATGACAGGAATCTGGTCATTTAGCGGTCGATACCGTATCCTTCACCTGACTTGGTTTGCATTTTTTATTTCATTTGTCGTGTGGTTCAACTTTGCCCCCTTTGCCACCGTCGTCAAAGCAGACTTAGGTTTAAGTGAAGCCCAACTGCGAACCCTGGCCATTTGCAACGTTGCCCTCACGGTTCCGGCGCGGATTATCATTGGTATGATTCTCGACCGCTTTGGCCCTCGGATTACCTATTCTTGTTTGCTCATTTATGCCGCCATTCCCTGTTTCTCCTTTGCACTGGCGCAAAACTTCGAGCAACTCGTCTTCAGCCGCCTCGCCCTCAGTATCGTAGGTTGTGGATTTGTGATTGGTATCCGCATGGTTGCAGAGTGGTTTGAAGCGGGTGAAATTGGGTTAGCGGAAGGGATTTATGGCGGTTGGGGAAACTTTGGTTCGGCGGGTGCTGCCTTTACCTTACCCACATTAGCAGCAGCGACTGGCTTTTTAGCGGGTGGCGAACTTAACTGGCGGTTTGCGATCGCCTTTACAGGTATTATCTCCGCCATTTACGGCGTCATCTACTACTTCAACGTCCAAGACACCCCACCGGGCAAAGTTTACGAACGTTCCACCAGTACCGCCGGGATGGAAGTCACTTCGCGCAAAGACTTCTGGTTCTTACTCGCCATGAACGTTCCCCTCGTCGCCATTTTGGGCGTCATTGCATGGCGTTTAACCAAAGTTGACTTGATTGACTCCACTGCCTTAACGATTATTGGGATATTGTTAGTTGGCTTATATGCCTTTCAGTCTTTTAATATCCACAAAGCCAACAAAGACTTGATGACGGGGAGCAAACATTATTCTCCCAGAGAGCGCTACGCCTTTTCCCAAGTCGCTAACTTAGAACTCGCCTACATTGCTTGCTTTGGTTCGGAACTCGCCGTAGTTTCCATGCTACCCGCCTTTTTTCAACGCGGTTTTGGCTTAGATGCTGCCTTAGCAGGTGCAGTCGCCGGGATGTATGCGTTTATGAACTTATTTGCCCGTCCTGGGGGTGGGTTAATCTCCGATAAGATTGGTTCGCGCAAGTGGACGCTGGTTGTCACCTTAGCCGGAACGGGTATTGCTTATCTGGTGTTCAGCGGTATGGGGGGACGCAATATTGCTTTACCGCTAGTCGTGTTAATGACCATGATTGCCTCTTTCTTCGTGATGGCCGCAGAAGGCGCAACCTATGCGATCGTACCGCTAATTAAACGACGGGTGACGGGACAGATTGCCGGAAATGTCGGCGCTTATGGCAATGTCGGTGCAGTGGCTTATCTGACAATTTACAGCTTATTACCGGAAGGGATTGCGGGCGATCGCATTTTCTTCCAAATGTTAGGTCTTTCTAGCGTCATTATTGCGAGTTTGTGTGCCTTCTACCTCAAGGAACCTCGCCTAACACATGGGGGAGAATCTGCCCAAGATGCAGTCGAGTCTGCCCCCCTGATGAGCGAACGTCACCGCCAGTAA
- a CDS encoding carbon-nitrogen hydrolase family protein has protein sequence MKPYLAAAIQMTSVPDLEKNLIQAEEFIELAVRRGAELIGLPENFSFMGTEEEKLQLAETIAHKSEKFLKTMAQRFQVTLLGGGFPVPVSDRKVYNTALLIDPTGTEVARYEKVHLFDVNLPDGNTYWESNTVQSGTQLPPTYASEALGTLGISVCYDVRFPELYRHLSLKNTDVFFIPAAFTAYTGKDHWQVLVQARAIENTCYAIAPAQTGRHYAMRQTHGHAMIVDPWGVILADAGDRPGVAIAEIDPFRLEQVRRQMPCLQHRVFN, from the coding sequence ATGAAGCCTTATCTTGCTGCTGCTATTCAAATGACCAGTGTTCCGGACTTGGAAAAGAACTTAATTCAAGCCGAGGAATTCATTGAACTGGCTGTACGTCGGGGTGCAGAATTAATTGGATTACCCGAAAACTTTTCGTTTATGGGAACTGAAGAGGAAAAACTGCAACTGGCAGAAACGATTGCCCATAAAAGTGAAAAATTCCTCAAAACAATGGCACAACGCTTCCAAGTGACGCTGTTAGGAGGGGGGTTTCCGGTTCCTGTGAGCGATCGCAAAGTCTACAATACTGCGCTATTAATCGATCCTACGGGTACAGAAGTGGCGCGTTATGAAAAGGTTCACTTATTTGATGTGAACTTACCGGATGGCAATACTTACTGGGAGTCGAATACGGTACAATCTGGAACGCAACTCCCGCCGACTTATGCCTCTGAAGCCTTGGGAACGCTGGGGATTTCGGTTTGTTATGATGTGCGCTTCCCGGAACTCTATCGCCATTTGTCGCTCAAAAATACCGATGTTTTCTTTATCCCGGCAGCATTTACAGCTTATACCGGAAAAGACCATTGGCAGGTATTAGTCCAGGCTAGAGCGATTGAAAATACCTGTTATGCGATCGCACCGGCTCAAACGGGACGCCATTATGCCATGCGCCAAACCCACGGTCATGCGATGATTGTCGATCCTTGGGGTGTGATTCTAGCCGATGCGGGCGATCGCCCTGGGGTTGCGATCGCAGAAATCGATCCGTTCCGCTTGGAACAAGTTCGCCGCCAAATGCCCTGTTTGCAACACCGCGTTTTTAATTAG
- a CDS encoding DUF3352 domain-containing protein, translating to MKRRSFFQILAASVLVLLLISVGGVYWILAHSPLAVLRGSAIAYPTTTVFIPRQAPIVGSLLVNPTQLEALRQLEVKPSQRGRSRSELNQIKSSLLANTGLDYQRDIAPWLGDEITLAVTTFDRDRDPSNGRQPGYLLVATTNKPQAARELLDLYWQRQAIAGTDLVFEPYKGVKLIYTSGDGELLLETKQPTLNNAFATAVVGSDYVLFANDPQVLKAAINNVQVPELNLSNSGDYQTVLEQLSDRAIALIHFNLPQIRAFWQPISAPQPPTRKRGKSTPPEDAPKTEPLSDPVFQSLAVALEANRQGAIAQTLLLAAPGQTLTPTEPTLSRPLPILNYLPKDVSLGIAGDNLQQFWQQVQSSVTGYPVLAQLFEQPLKDLEARASVNLESDIFSAVQNHYALGLLPRRDRESPDWIFVAQRTPETENNLINRLDERAKERGYSIGSFDLGEQKITVWTKLTSVSQANESNILKAQVQGVRTRVEDYEILTTSIEAMDRALQAEREGSLGENREFLEAISPLRSPNDGYVYLDWVASQSILEKQIPVLKLLELAGKPLFDHLRSLSMSSYGTTPTTRTADIFLKLGE from the coding sequence ATGAAGCGTCGCTCCTTTTTCCAAATTCTTGCTGCCAGTGTCCTTGTACTGCTCCTGATTAGTGTTGGGGGCGTTTATTGGATACTCGCGCACAGTCCCCTGGCGGTTTTGCGGGGAAGCGCGATCGCCTATCCGACAACGACGGTGTTTATTCCTCGACAAGCGCCGATTGTTGGCTCGTTATTGGTCAATCCCACCCAGTTAGAGGCTTTAAGACAGCTAGAAGTGAAGCCAAGTCAGCGCGGGCGATCGCGATCCGAACTCAATCAAATTAAATCTTCCCTGCTGGCGAATACTGGCTTAGATTACCAACGCGATATTGCGCCTTGGTTGGGCGATGAAATTACCCTCGCTGTCACCACCTTCGATCGCGATCGCGATCCGAGTAATGGGCGTCAGCCGGGATACCTGCTTGTCGCCACCACGAATAAGCCCCAAGCCGCCCGCGAACTTTTAGATTTATATTGGCAAAGACAAGCGATCGCCGGAACGGATTTAGTCTTTGAACCCTATAAAGGGGTAAAACTCATCTACACCAGCGGCGACGGCGAGTTGTTGTTAGAAACCAAACAACCCACCCTCAATAACGCCTTTGCAACCGCTGTCGTGGGTTCAGACTATGTATTATTTGCCAATGACCCCCAAGTTTTAAAAGCAGCTATTAATAACGTTCAAGTCCCAGAACTCAATCTCAGCAATTCTGGGGACTATCAAACGGTGTTGGAACAATTGAGCGATCGCGCCATTGCACTGATTCACTTTAATCTGCCGCAAATTCGCGCCTTCTGGCAACCGATAAGCGCCCCTCAACCCCCAACGCGCAAGCGTGGGAAATCCACCCCCCCTGAAGACGCACCCAAAACCGAACCGTTGAGCGATCCAGTTTTCCAAAGTTTAGCAGTAGCCCTTGAAGCGAATCGTCAAGGCGCGATCGCCCAAACCCTCTTGCTGGCTGCGCCCGGACAAACCCTCACCCCAACCGAACCCACCCTTTCAAGACCTTTACCCATCCTTAACTACTTACCAAAGGATGTGTCTTTAGGGATTGCGGGCGATAATCTACAACAATTCTGGCAGCAAGTGCAATCGAGCGTTACAGGTTATCCCGTCTTAGCTCAATTGTTCGAGCAACCCCTAAAAGATTTAGAAGCGCGGGCGAGTGTCAACCTCGAAAGCGATATTTTTAGCGCCGTGCAAAATCATTATGCCTTGGGCTTATTACCGCGCCGCGATCGCGAATCTCCCGATTGGATTTTTGTCGCTCAACGCACGCCCGAAACCGAGAATAATTTAATTAATCGCTTGGACGAACGCGCCAAAGAACGGGGTTACAGCATTGGATCGTTCGATTTAGGCGAACAAAAAATTACCGTTTGGACAAAATTGACCTCAGTTTCCCAAGCCAACGAAAGCAATATCCTCAAAGCTCAAGTTCAAGGGGTTCGCACCCGCGTGGAAGATTATGAAATCTTGACAACCTCCATTGAAGCAATGGATCGCGCCCTCCAAGCCGAACGCGAGGGTTCTTTAGGCGAAAATCGCGAATTTCTAGAAGCCATCTCGCCCTTGCGATCGCCCAATGATGGATATGTTTACCTCGATTGGGTCGCCAGTCAAAGTATCCTAGAAAAACAAATCCCCGTTTTAAAACTCCTAGAACTGGCGGGAAAACCCCTGTTTGACCATTTGCGATCGCTATCGATGAGCAGCTATGGAACGACACCCACCACTCGAACGGCGGATATTTTCCTCAAGTTGGGCGAGTGA
- a CDS encoding PhoX family phosphatase has product MSNQPKRPLPGGDEPVCNFSNNPLFADILNSRLQRRQVLRGGIAAAVATLFSRDRVTQMLASPAAAANSPLLGFNPIPVSEADTIVVPEGYSAQVLIPWGEPITGSYPSYRLDNSGAEQGMQIGQHHDGMHFFPIEGQSPDRGSSTEGLLVVNHEYVEPRYLHAAAVGQALDSDGLPLKSDGKRDADQVLKEMNGHGVSIVRIANQNGRWSIVRDARNRRITALTPMELQGPVRGSDWVKTKYSPDGTRTRGTINNCAHGVTPWNTYLTAEENWAGYFRNGDRDDQKSNLPREHSRYGVSTGTSRYGWDLADNGADEYIRFDASTKAASPTQDYRNEPNAFGWIVEIDPFNPNSVPQKRTALGRFAHEGVIFQPPVEGRPIVCYSGDDARFEYVYKYVSAQPYSRATAGGHLLDNGTLYVARFKEDGTGEWLPLVFGRNGLTPENGFRSQADVLVNTRSAADFVGATKMDRPEWGAVDSSTGTVYFTLTNNTRRTAEQTDAANPRPSNQWGHIIRWNEMGDPTAQTFQWELFVLAGSESDSRKLNGKNLSADNIFACPDGLWCDAGGRLWIQTDISESEMNKGDYAQFGNNQMLVADPKTGEIRRFLTGPIGQEITGVVSTPDRRTLFINVQHPGATVTEQDFAAGRLNSRWPDQNQQIYPRSATVVITKNDGGVIGS; this is encoded by the coding sequence GTGAGCAATCAACCCAAGCGTCCTCTCCCTGGCGGCGATGAACCCGTCTGTAATTTCTCTAACAATCCTCTATTTGCCGATATTCTGAACAGTCGCTTGCAGCGGCGTCAGGTCTTGAGGGGGGGAATTGCAGCCGCAGTCGCCACCCTCTTTAGTCGCGATCGCGTCACTCAGATGCTCGCTTCCCCCGCCGCCGCCGCCAACAGCCCCCTATTGGGTTTTAACCCCATCCCCGTTAGCGAAGCCGATACCATCGTTGTTCCTGAAGGTTACAGCGCCCAAGTCCTCATCCCTTGGGGCGAACCGATTACGGGAAGTTATCCTAGCTATCGCTTAGACAATAGCGGGGCCGAACAGGGAATGCAAATCGGTCAGCACCACGACGGGATGCACTTTTTCCCGATTGAAGGTCAATCGCCCGATCGCGGTAGTTCTACAGAAGGTCTGTTAGTCGTCAATCATGAATATGTAGAACCGCGCTATCTGCACGCCGCCGCAGTCGGTCAAGCGTTAGATTCTGATGGACTTCCACTCAAAAGCGATGGGAAACGGGACGCCGATCAAGTCCTTAAAGAAATGAACGGACATGGGGTGAGTATCGTTCGCATCGCCAACCAAAATGGGCGTTGGAGTATCGTGCGCGATGCTCGCAACCGCCGAATTACTGCCTTAACCCCAATGGAACTTCAAGGCCCGGTTCGGGGTTCAGATTGGGTGAAAACCAAATATAGCCCCGATGGTACCCGCACGCGGGGAACGATCAACAACTGCGCGCATGGGGTAACGCCTTGGAATACCTACCTCACCGCCGAGGAAAACTGGGCGGGTTATTTCCGCAATGGCGATCGCGACGATCAAAAAAGTAACCTCCCTCGCGAACATAGCCGCTATGGGGTGAGTACGGGGACTTCCCGTTACGGCTGGGATCTCGCCGATAATGGCGCAGACGAATACATTCGCTTTGATGCGTCCACAAAAGCCGCTAGCCCCACCCAAGATTACCGCAACGAACCCAACGCCTTTGGCTGGATCGTTGAAATTGACCCCTTTAACCCCAATAGCGTCCCCCAAAAGCGCACCGCCTTGGGTCGTTTCGCCCACGAAGGCGTCATTTTCCAACCCCCCGTTGAAGGTCGTCCCATTGTCTGCTACTCCGGGGATGATGCGCGGTTTGAGTATGTCTATAAGTATGTTTCCGCCCAACCCTACTCGCGAGCAACCGCCGGGGGTCACTTATTGGACAATGGCACGCTGTACGTAGCGCGGTTCAAAGAGGATGGAACGGGCGAATGGCTGCCGTTAGTGTTCGGTCGGAACGGGTTGACGCCGGAAAACGGCTTCCGCAGTCAAGCCGATGTGTTGGTGAATACGCGCAGCGCGGCTGATTTTGTGGGCGCAACCAAGATGGATCGACCGGAATGGGGCGCGGTTGATAGCAGTACGGGAACGGTTTACTTCACCTTAACCAACAATACGCGACGCACCGCAGAACAAACGGATGCAGCTAACCCCCGTCCTAGCAATCAATGGGGCCATATTATTCGCTGGAATGAAATGGGCGATCCTACCGCGCAGACTTTCCAGTGGGAGTTGTTTGTGCTGGCCGGTTCGGAGTCCGATAGCCGCAAACTGAATGGTAAGAATCTCAGCGCAGATAATATTTTTGCGTGTCCTGATGGGTTGTGGTGCGATGCTGGCGGTCGCCTGTGGATTCAAACCGATATTAGCGAAAGCGAAATGAATAAGGGAGATTATGCCCAGTTTGGCAATAACCAAATGTTGGTGGCTGACCCCAAAACGGGAGAAATTCGTCGCTTTTTAACCGGGCCTATCGGTCAAGAGATTACTGGGGTTGTTTCAACGCCGGATCGACGTACCTTGTTTATTAACGTGCAGCATCCCGGTGCAACTGTAACCGAACAGGACTTTGCGGCGGGTCGGTTGAATTCTCGCTGGCCGGATCAAAATCAGCAAATCTACCCTCGATCCGCCACGGTGGTAATTACCAAAAATGATGGCGGCGTTATTGGTTCTTAA